The following proteins are encoded in a genomic region of Sulfurovum indicum:
- a CDS encoding hydrogenase maturation protease: MKYEKIALIGIGNIMFHDEGLGAYLVKYIEENYQVPDNLLVLEGGTLGFGLMTYYQEYDKIIVVGVGSNEGEVGTITIESAQDIINKSPICKTANEVEITMMIEICSFHEDMGDVQLITMVPEDIIDVRNGLTETVLAHMPKLVDVTIKELEKSGVTLKEKADKVSFEEIIEAYANPKQTFDYAV, from the coding sequence TTGAAGTATGAAAAAATAGCACTTATCGGTATAGGGAACATTATGTTCCACGATGAAGGCCTGGGGGCCTATTTGGTGAAATATATCGAGGAGAACTATCAGGTACCGGATAATCTTCTGGTGCTTGAAGGTGGTACTCTTGGTTTTGGTCTTATGACCTATTACCAGGAGTATGACAAGATTATTGTGGTTGGTGTAGGTTCCAATGAGGGTGAAGTAGGAACGATCACTATTGAAAGTGCTCAGGATATTATTAACAAAAGTCCTATATGCAAAACCGCCAATGAGGTTGAGATCACGATGATGATAGAGATATGCTCTTTTCATGAAGATATGGGAGATGTTCAGTTGATCACTATGGTACCCGAAGATATTATCGATGTACGAAACGGATTGACAGAGACTGTTCTCGCTCATATGCCAAAGCTTGTTGATGTAACAATCAAAGAGCTGGAGAAATCGGGAGTTACTCTTAAAGAAAAAGCAGATAAAGTAAGTTTTGAGGAGATCATAGAAGCCTATGCCAATCCAAAACAGACCTTTGATTATGCTGTCTGA